In Actinomadura citrea, a single window of DNA contains:
- a CDS encoding MFS transporter, producing MTPPRAGRREWIALAVLALPALLVSVDMFVMIMALPELSIALGASGTEQLWIMDVYGFMVAGFLVTMGALGDRIGRRRLLLAGAAAFGIASCLAASAASPAALIAARAVLGVAGAALTPCTLGMITTMFADPRQRASAIGVWAGCFTLGAIVGPLAGGLLLDHFWWGSVLLLGVPAMVPLLLAGPFLLPEHRDLSGGRLDAASVLLSLATILPVVYGLKELAAHGPHPLPAAALPAGVAAGVLFVRRQRRLPDPLLDVSLFGGRVFAVVMAALTVFPLVSGGAMTFIAQHFQLVDGLSPLETGAVMLPGMLAAMASFQAAPLLGRRVRPGLLLPGGMAVTVAGFLAVATAADATALAAGFAVTCLGSGPLISVGTTIVLGSLPPERAGSAAGLSQTGSELGSALGVALLGSVGTIVYRAAPGLPSAARDGLAHAVAHGSGVAEARAAFTTELHVIALVCAVLLAAVAVLVARTLRHLPVPGPAEVPAQAPVLEGAAS from the coding sequence ATGACCCCGCCCCGCGCCGGACGCCGCGAATGGATCGCGCTGGCCGTCCTCGCCCTGCCGGCGCTGCTGGTCTCGGTGGACATGTTCGTCATGATCATGGCGCTGCCGGAGCTGAGCATCGCCCTCGGCGCGAGCGGCACCGAGCAGCTGTGGATCATGGACGTGTACGGGTTCATGGTCGCCGGGTTCCTCGTCACGATGGGCGCGCTCGGCGACCGGATCGGCCGCCGGCGGCTGCTGCTGGCCGGCGCCGCCGCGTTCGGGATCGCCTCGTGCCTGGCCGCGTCCGCCGCGAGCCCGGCCGCGCTGATCGCGGCGCGCGCCGTGCTCGGCGTCGCCGGGGCCGCGCTCACCCCGTGCACCCTCGGCATGATCACGACGATGTTCGCCGATCCCCGGCAGCGGGCGAGCGCGATCGGCGTGTGGGCGGGCTGCTTCACGCTCGGCGCCATCGTCGGGCCACTGGCGGGCGGGCTTCTGCTCGACCACTTCTGGTGGGGCTCGGTGCTGCTGCTCGGCGTGCCCGCGATGGTCCCGCTGCTGCTGGCCGGCCCGTTCCTGCTGCCCGAGCACCGCGACCTCTCGGGCGGACGGCTCGACGCGGCCAGCGTCCTGCTGTCGCTGGCGACGATCCTGCCCGTCGTCTACGGGCTCAAGGAGCTGGCCGCGCACGGGCCGCACCCGCTGCCGGCCGCCGCGCTGCCCGCCGGGGTCGCGGCGGGGGTGCTGTTCGTCCGCCGCCAGCGCCGCCTGCCCGACCCGCTGCTGGACGTCTCGCTGTTCGGCGGCCGGGTCTTCGCGGTCGTCATGGCGGCGCTGACCGTCTTCCCCCTGGTGTCCGGCGGCGCCATGACCTTCATCGCGCAGCACTTCCAGCTGGTGGACGGCCTGTCGCCGCTGGAGACGGGGGCGGTGATGCTGCCCGGCATGCTCGCGGCGATGGCGTCCTTCCAGGCCGCGCCGCTGCTCGGCCGCCGCGTCCGGCCGGGGCTGCTGCTGCCGGGCGGGATGGCCGTCACGGTCGCGGGGTTCCTCGCCGTGGCGACGGCGGCGGACGCGACGGCGCTGGCCGCCGGGTTCGCCGTCACCTGCCTGGGCAGCGGCCCCCTCATCAGCGTCGGCACCACCATCGTCCTCGGCTCACTGCCGCCCGAGCGGGCCGGGTCGGCGGCAGGGCTGTCGCAGACCGGCAGCGAGCTCGGCTCCGCCCTCGGCGTCGCCCTGCTCGGCAGCGTCGGCACGATCGTGTACCGGGCCGCGCCCGGCCTGCCGTCCGCCGCCCGGGACGGCCTCGCCCACGCCGTCGCGCACGGGTCGGGCGTCGCCGAGGCGCGCGCGGCGTTCACCACCGAACTGCACGTGATCGCGCTGGTCTGCGCGGTCCTGCTGGCCGCCGTGGCCGTGCTCGTCGCGCGGACGCTCCGGCATCTGCCCGTCCCCGGCCCCGCCGAAGTCCCGGCTCAGGCCCCCGTTCTCGAAGGAGCAGCGTCATGA
- a CDS encoding dihydrofolate reductase family protein translates to MRKIVAELFSTLDGVVEGPEKWHGPFHDDEVDGAVMAGMDEADALLVGRRTYEDHAAYWPTADGAMADRMNAFQKYVVTSSDVRLEWANSTPLSGLDEVTGLDGTLLVTGSPTLVRGLLARGLLDELRLVVDPVVAGSGGRLFEAPAAFERAACREFPSGSVSITYRPVR, encoded by the coding sequence ATGAGGAAGATCGTCGCGGAACTGTTCAGCACGCTCGACGGCGTCGTCGAAGGCCCGGAGAAGTGGCACGGTCCTTTCCACGACGACGAGGTCGACGGCGCCGTCATGGCGGGTATGGACGAGGCGGACGCCCTGCTGGTCGGCCGCCGCACCTACGAGGACCACGCCGCCTACTGGCCGACGGCGGACGGCGCGATGGCCGACCGCATGAACGCCTTCCAGAAGTACGTCGTCACCTCGTCGGACGTCCGGCTGGAGTGGGCGAACTCGACGCCGCTCTCCGGCCTCGACGAGGTGACCGGGCTGGACGGCACGCTCCTGGTCACCGGCAGCCCGACCCTGGTGCGCGGCCTGCTCGCCCGCGGTCTGCTGGACGAGTTGCGCCTCGTGGTCGATCCGGTCGTGGCCGGGTCCGGCGGGCGGCTCTTCGAGGCTCCGGCCGCCTTCGAGCGCGCGGCCTGCCGCGAGTTCCCGTCCGGCTCGGTCTCGATCACCTACCGGCCCGTCCGGTAG
- a CDS encoding dihydrolipoyl dehydrogenase family protein, producing the protein MDEFDVVVVGAGPTGENLAERAHAGGLSVAVVESELVGGECSYWACMPSKALLRPAAALADARRLAGAREAVTGTLDAEAVLRRRDEFTSHWKDDGQVAWLNGAGLVLVRGHGRLDGPKRVAVQTPDGGRRVLTARHAVAVCTGTRAALPGLPGLAEVRPWTSREATSSERVPPRLAVIGGGVVACEMATAWRALGSEVVQLVRGSRLLPRTEPFAGEAVAEGLRAAGVDLRFGASVTGVRRDGQVTLTLDGGDTVTADEVLFATGRTPATDDLGLDTVGLAPGRPIEIDSTGLAAGVSGGWLYAAGDVNGRALLTHQGKYQGRIFGTVIADRAAGRPLDTAAWGRSVATADERAVPQVVFTDPEVAAVGPTLEEATREGRRVRAVDYALGDVSGAALYADGYQGHARAVVDLDHETLLGVTFVGAGVAELLHSATIAVTAEVPISRLWHAVPSYPTMSEVWLRLLETYRG; encoded by the coding sequence ATGGACGAGTTCGATGTCGTGGTGGTGGGGGCCGGGCCGACGGGTGAGAACCTGGCCGAGCGGGCGCACGCCGGCGGGCTAAGCGTGGCGGTCGTGGAGAGCGAGCTGGTAGGCGGGGAGTGTTCGTACTGGGCCTGCATGCCCAGCAAGGCACTGCTGCGCCCGGCCGCCGCACTGGCGGACGCGCGGCGGCTGGCCGGCGCCCGCGAGGCGGTGACCGGGACGCTGGACGCCGAAGCGGTCCTCAGGCGCCGGGACGAGTTCACATCGCACTGGAAGGACGACGGCCAGGTCGCGTGGCTGAACGGTGCCGGGCTCGTCCTGGTACGCGGCCACGGGCGGCTGGACGGGCCCAAGCGCGTCGCGGTGCAGACCCCCGACGGCGGGCGGCGGGTGCTGACCGCCCGCCACGCCGTCGCGGTGTGCACGGGCACCCGCGCGGCGCTGCCCGGGCTGCCGGGCCTGGCCGAGGTGCGCCCCTGGACCAGCCGCGAGGCGACCTCGTCCGAACGGGTGCCGCCGCGGCTGGCCGTCATCGGCGGCGGCGTGGTGGCGTGCGAGATGGCCACGGCCTGGCGGGCGCTCGGCAGCGAGGTGGTGCAGCTGGTGCGCGGGTCGCGCCTGCTGCCGCGGACGGAGCCGTTCGCCGGGGAGGCCGTGGCCGAGGGCCTGCGCGCGGCCGGGGTCGACCTGCGCTTCGGCGCGTCGGTCACCGGAGTCCGCCGCGACGGGCAGGTGACGCTCACCCTGGACGGCGGCGACACGGTCACCGCCGACGAGGTCCTGTTCGCCACCGGACGGACGCCCGCCACCGACGACCTCGGGCTGGACACGGTCGGGCTGGCCCCGGGCCGGCCGATCGAGATCGACTCCACCGGGCTGGCGGCCGGGGTGTCCGGTGGGTGGCTCTACGCGGCCGGGGACGTCAACGGACGCGCGCTGCTGACCCACCAGGGGAAGTACCAGGGACGGATCTTCGGCACGGTGATCGCCGACCGCGCCGCCGGACGCCCCCTCGACACCGCCGCCTGGGGGCGCAGCGTGGCGACCGCCGACGAGCGGGCGGTCCCGCAGGTCGTCTTCACCGATCCCGAGGTCGCGGCCGTCGGCCCCACCCTGGAGGAGGCGACCCGGGAGGGGCGCCGGGTACGGGCGGTCGACTACGCCCTCGGCGACGTCTCCGGGGCCGCGCTGTACGCCGACGGCTACCAGGGCCACGCCCGCGCGGTGGTCGACCTGGACCACGAGACACTCCTCGGCGTCACCTTCGTCGGCGCCGGCGTGGCCGAACTGCTCCACTCCGCCACCATCGCGGTCACCGCCGAAGTCCCCATCTCCCGCCTCTGGCACGCCGTCCCCTCCTACCCCACCATGAGCGAGGTCTGGCTCCGTCTCCTGGAGACCTACCGCGGCTGA